CGACCTGGCCAGCGAAACCGGCCGGGGCAGCACCTTCACGGTCTCGCTGCCGGCGGACGGAGTCTGACGTGGACGGCGCCGCGACAGTTCTCGTGGTCGACGACAGCCGGACCAAGCGCTACCTGTTGGTGAGCTGGTTGACCCGGGCCGGTTTCACCGTGCTCGAAGCCGAGACGGGCGGCGAGGCGTTGCGTCGCGTCGGGGTCGACCCGGTCGACCTGGTGGTGCTCGACGTCCGGCTGTCGGACATGAGTGGCTTCGAGGTCTGCGAGCAGATCAAGGCGGCGCACCCGGCGCTACCGGTGATCCACGTCTCCGCGCACGCGATCGACACCGCCGACCGCACCCAGGGGCTGACCCGGGGGGCGGACGCCTACCTGGCGGAGCCGATCGAGCCGGAGGAACTGATCGCCACCGCCCACGCGGTGCTGCGCTACTACCAGGCGCGACAACGGGCCGAACTGCTCGCCGAACGCCTCACCGGGTTGGCCGACACCACCCTGGCGGTGCACTCCGCGCCGAACTTCGCCCGGCTGCTGGAATCGGCGGCGGCGGGAGCCGCCGAGATCTTCAAGAGCCCGGCCGCAGTGGTCGCCGAGACCTTCGACGGTGACTGCCTGGCCGGGGTCTCCACCGGTCCCGGTGCCGGGGGCCGCATCGTGCCCTGGGTGGTCGACGACACCGGCGTACCGACCGGCACCGTCGTCTCCGTACAGGATCCCGCCGACTGGGCGCTCGCCGACTGGCCGACCGACGACACGGTCACGGTGGCCGCCGCCCGGCTGCGCGAGGACCGCGCGCCGATCTACATCGTGGTCCCCACCGGCACCCAGACCGCCCGTACGCCGGTGCTGGTCCAGCTCGCGCAGGCGGTGGCGTCGGCGGCGGAGGCACAGCGCTCCTTCGACGAGGAGCACCGGATCGCGGTGACCCTGCAACGCAGCCTCCTGCCACGGCGCATCCCCGAGATCGCCGGGCTCGACCTGGCCGTCCGGTACGAGCCGGCCAGCGCCCGGACCGAGGTGGGCGGCGACTTCTACGAGCTGGTGATGCTCGACGGCCACCTGCTGCTGGCCATCGGCGACGTGGCGGGCCACTCGCTGCACGCGGCGACGGTGATGGCCGAGCTGCGGCACGCGGTGCGGGCGTACGCGGTGGAGGGACACCAGCCGGGCGAGATCCTGCACCGGGTCAACGAGTTGATGCGGACGTTGCTGCCCGACGAGCTGGCGACCATCTGTGTGCTGCTGCTGGACCCGTCCACCGGACACGTCCGGCTGGCCAGTGCCGGGCACCTGCCGCCGCTGATCAATCAGGACGGCAAGGTCGAGTACGTGCAGCACTCCGCGCCGCTGCTCGGCGTACGCGCGCCCCGTCCGGCGGATCTGGAGTTCGTCCTGCCGGCCGGCGCGACGATGGTCTTCTACACCGACGGGTTGATCGAACGGCGGGACGCCACCATCGACGACGGACTGGCCGCCCTGTCGGTCAGTGCGTCCCGGGTGGACGACGACCTGGACCGCTTCTGCGAGCGCCTGCTCGTCGAACTCGCCCCGCACGAGATCCAGGACGACGTCGCCGTCGTCGCCCTCCGCCGCCGCTGAGGCGTCGATCTACCCCTGCTCGTCGTCGTCCGCCTGGCGTGGCTGGCGGTACCGGCGGATGTACTCCTCGACGTCAGCGCGTAGCCAGATCTTGCCGACCGACAGGACCTGGTACGGCTGCGGGAAGTTCGGATGCGCGGCGATCTGGCGGAAGCGGGATCGGCCTACACCGAGCATCGCCAGGATCTCGCCAGCGGCCACCAGAGGCCCTGGCCCACGGTCCTTGCCCATGCCAAGGAAGGTAGGCGCACGGTAGCCTGTCAATAGGGTCGCGCATGAGTGGGTACACCTTTGGGGGCGCGCCAATGTTGACAGGGGGGTCGGTGTTGGGTTGGGATCGGGGTAGGCCCCTCGGCTGCTGGAGGCCGAGCCCGGCGGCCGAGGGCTTGCCGCCCGTCCCACCCCCGGGAGGAGCCCCGAATGGCGCAACGGCACGCCCCCGTCAGACCCCTCTGGTTCTGTGCCGCCTGTGCGCACGGTTGGCCGTGTGCGCCGGCCCGAGTCGAGTTGGCGGCCGACTACGGTCCAGGTCGACTGCTCGCGCTGGACATGGCCGACCTGCTCACCGAGGCGACCGCCGACCTGACCCGGCTCGGAGCGCCACCCGAGCCGCTGTACTTCTACGTCCGGTTCCTCGGCTGGGTCCGCAATCCGCCCCGATGACCGCTCACGCCGCCGACCAAGACCCCCTGGCGGGCCTCCGTCGGCGGCGAGTGGCGACGCGGTCAGTGTCGCCGGGAAGATGGCCGAGCGCGATCCTGGTCGGCGTACGCGCCGGGGGAGACGCCGGTGACGGCGGTGAAGTCGCGGATCAGGTGTGCCTGGTCGCTGTAGCCGAGTTCGGCGGCGAGGGCGGCCCAGTCGGGTGTGTTGCCCGCCGCTCGCTCGATCGCCTCGTGCAGCCGGTAGCGGCGGATCATCCACGTCGGGCCGACACCGATCTGGCTGAGGAAGAGGCGTTGCAGTCGGCGGACTGAGAGACCGTTGTCGCGGGCGAACCCGTCGACCCGCCGTACGTTCCGGTCGGTCCGGATCGCCTCGGCCAGCCGCATCGCCTCGTCGGTGACCGGGGCGGGCCGGGGTTCCCAGCCGGTCAGAAGGTCGTCGAGGGCGCGGCAGCGGGCGGCATCCGTACCGGCGCAGATCGCCGGGCTCGGTGCGGCGGCCGGCGGCCAGTGGTCGGCCAAGTCCGCGAACGACCGGCGTCGGCCCGTCAACTCCACCATCGGGCGACGCCAGAACGGGTGGAAGCCGCCCGGCCGGAACTGGATACCGCAGACCTGCCCGGTGTCGGCGAGTGTGGTCGAGAAGAGGCTCAGGCCGGGCCCGGCCACCTCGGCGTGTTCCGGACCGTCACCCTCGCGTGCGAACACCACGTTGACCGCTGGGTGCGCCACTACCCGCTGCTCGAACGGCTCGGTCAGAGCCCAGTCGACGAGCCAGTAGTGCTCGACCCATGGGCGTAGCGGTGCGGCGGGCAGGTGCCGACGGAAGCGGACCCGTCGCATCAGCCCGGCCGGTTCGAGAATGCCCCGGCTGTCCCCGCGCAGCTGTCGCATTTCTTCAAGACCACCCTCATACGCTGCCCATATGGCGACTCAGACTAGCGATCTCCTGGCGCTGGCGGCGCCGCGTACGGTGGCGGTGGTGCGGGCGGTCCGGGACGACCAACTGCACCTGCCGACGCCCTGCCGGGACTACGCCGTCCGCGATCTGCTCAACCATCTGTACGACGTGGTGGTCGCCTTCCAGGCGCTCGCCGCCCGGGAGCAGGTGACCTTCGCCGCCAAGCCCGATCACCTGGGTCAGGGCTGGCGGGACCGGTTCGAGGCGGAGACCCGTCGACTGGTCGCGGCATGGTCGGACCCGGCCAGCGAGGAGGGTGTCTCGCCGGGGATGGGGATGCCGCAGCCCGTGGTCGGCGGCATGGCGCTGCTCGACCTCACCGTGCACGGTTGGGACCTGGCGGTCGCCACCGGCCAGCCGTACGAGGCGGCCCCGCAGACGGTACCGGTGTTGCGCGAGTTGGTCGCACAGCTCGGCGCGCAGGGCCGCCAGATGGGTGTCTTCGCCGAGGAAGTGACCGCTGGCCCCGCCCTGCCGGAGCTGTCCCGGCTACTTGGAGCGACCGGACGGGACTCGGCGTGGAGTGCTTGACGGCAGCTATTCGCTGAGTGAATAGTGGGCTGGTGTCCACGCCGCACGTTCTGCTCGGGCTGCTCGCCACCGGCACCATGCACGGATACGAGCTGAAGCGGGCGTACGACGAGCGGTTGCCGCAGGCCCGCCCGTTGGCGTTCGGGCAGGTCTACGCGACGATCAACCGGCTGCTCCGCGACGGTCTGGTGGTCCCGGCGGGGCAGGAACGCCTCGCCGGACCGGACCGCACCGCCTACGCGCTGACCGACGAGGGACGGGCGGCACTGGACCAGTGGCTGGGCAGCGTCGAGCCACCCATGCCGCACGTCAACAGCGCGCTGTTCGCCAAGGTGGTGGTGGCGCTCCTGGACGCCGACGCGGACCGGGCCCGGACATACCTCGTCGCGCAGCGGCGGGCCCACACCGATCGGCTGCGCGAGCTGACCGCGCTCAAAACGGCACCGGAGGCCACCGTCGACGACGTCGTGGCAGCCGACTACGCCATCGCCCATCTCGACGCCGACCTGCGCTGGCTGCGCACCACCCTGGAGCGGGTCGCCGACTGGCACCGGGAGGTGCACTCGTGACGCAACTTCAGGCACGCGCGCTGGTCAAGTCGTACGGGCCGACACCCGCACTGCGGGGCCTCACCCTCGACGTCGCCGAGGGCGAGATCGTCGCGGTGACCGGGCCGAGCGGCTGCGGCAAGTCGACCCTGCTGCACTGCCTGGCGGGCATCCTGCGGCCCGACGCCGGTGAGGTGACCTGGCGGGACCACCGCATCGACACCTGGTCCGAGGCGGCCCGGTCGCGCCTGCGGCGTACCGAGTTCGGAGTGTTGTTCCAGTTCGGTCAGCTCGTCCCGGAGCTGACCGCGGCGGAGAACGTCGCGCTTCCGCTGCTGCTCGCCGGCACGGGGCGGCGAGCAGCGCGGACGGCGGCGCTCACCTGGCTCGACCGGTTGGGCGTGGCGGACTGCGCCGACGTGCGGCCGGGCGAGATGTCCGGCGGGCAACAGCAGCGCTGCGCCACCGCACGAGCCCTCGTCACCGAGCCACGGGTGCTCTTCGCCGACGAGCCGACCGGGGCGCTGGACTCGCTCACCGGCGAGCAGGTGCTCACCACACTCGTCCGGCTCACCCGCGAGCAGGGCACGGCGGTGGTGCTGGTGACCCACGAGCCCAGGATCGCCGCGTACGCCGACCGCGAGATCGTGATGCGCGACGGCGTCATCGACCACACCGGTCTGGGGCTGGACGCGCCGCTGACCGGCGGCGCGCGGTGAGACCGGGGACGCTGGCCCGGCTGGCCCTGGCCGGCAACCGCACCGACGCCGCCCGGGTGGTCCTGACCGCGCTGAGCGCCACCCTGGCCGCCCTCGCCGGGCTGGCGGCGATGACCGTGCTGGCCATCGAGAAGCCACCGGGCCACGACTGGGAGCAGTCCCAGCAGTACGCGAACGCGCTGCTGCGCGAGCCGGGGCTGCGCGGCGGCACCGCCTTCGCGCTGCTGCTGCTGGCCGTACCCGTGCTGGCCCTGGCGGGGCAGAGTGCCCGGCTCGGCGCCCCGGCCCGGGACCGCCGCCTGGCCGCCCTGCGGTTGGCCGGCGCGACCCCGGGTCAGGTCACCCGGGTCGCGATGCTGGAGACCGGCCTCGCCGCGCTGGTCGGGACGCTTGTCGGCCTGGCGGTGTACCTCGGCGGGCGGGAACTGCTGCACCGCCCGGACGCCCAGGGTCAGCTCACCCTGCCCACCGACGTCCTGCCCTCGGTGCCGGCGATCGCGGCGGTGACGCTGGGGCTGCCGCTGCTCGCGGCGGTGGGCACCGCGTTGCTGCTGCGCCGGGTCGCCACCACACCGCTGGGCGTGTTCCGGCGGGCCGGTCGGACCCGGTCACCCCAACCCTGGCCGGCACTGTTCATCGGCGGTGGTGTGGTGGTGACCGCGTTGGCCGAGCCGCTGCGGGAGGCAGTCGAGGGCGTCGACACGGACTGGATCGCGATCCTGTTGGCCCTCGGTCTCCTCGCCGTCGTGACGGGGGTGGTGCTCGGGACCGGATGGCTGTCGCACGCCGCCGGGCGGCTGCTGCACCGCCTCGCCCGAGGTCCGGCGACGCTGCTGGCCGCGCGACGGCTGACCGACGACCCGTGGACCAGCAGCCGCACCTTCGCGGCGCTGCTGGCCAGCGTCCTCATCGGTGCCGGTGCGGCGGCGTTCCGGGCCTACTTCCAGCTCCGGCAACGGATCGAACAGGAGGAGAGCCTGGCCGCCGGATACGTCGGCGACGACCGGTCCTTCTATCTGAACACCATGGACCTGGTCGACCTGGCGGTCCTCGTGGCGGTCGTCATCGCCACGGCGGGCCTGCTGGTCACGCTGGTGGAGGGCATCGTCTCCCGCCGCCGGGCGTACGCCGCGCTGGTGGCCACCGGGGTGCCCCGGACCACCATCGGCACCTCGATCCTGGTCCAGGTGCTCGCGCCGGTGGTGCCCGCCGTGCTGCTCACGGTCGGCGTCGGGTACGCGATCGGGCGGCTGTTCACCGGCGACGTGGTCAGCGGCGGCTACACCCAGGAGGTGTGCCGGGCGCGCGCGGAACTGTGTGACGACCCGGCCACCCGCCCGCTGCACGTCGAACTCGTGCCGGTCGAGAGCGTGGTCCGCACGCCGGACGTACCCCTGGAGCAGCTCGCGCTGGTCGGCGGCGGTGCGCTGCTCGCGGTGCTGGTCACGGTCGGGCTGGGGCTGCTGTTCCTGCGGGCCAACACCGCGATGGAGGAACTACGAACCACCTGAGACGGCGTCCGCCATGGCCCAGGGCAGGCGCGCCCTGGGCCATGAGCGGCCGGTGGCCGGATGACGGGACGGTCAGGCGCGGCCGAGTCGGTCCAGGGTCCAGGCGTTGACGAACGCCTCCTCCCGCCAGGCGTCGTAGCGACCGCTGGGCCCGCCGTGGCCCGCCTCCATCTCGGTCTTGAGCAGGTATTCGCCCTGCGGCGCGACGGCCCGCAGCCGGGCGATCCACTTCGCCGGCTCGTGATAGAGCACCCGGGTGTCGTTGAGGCTGGTCATCGCCAGGATCGCGGGGTAGTCGCGGTCGGCCACGTTCTCGTACGGGGTGTACGACTTCATGTAGGCGTACACCTCCGGGTCGGCGAGCGGGTTGCCCCACTCCTCCCACTCGGTGACGGTCAACGGCAGCGACGGGTCGAGGATCGTGCTGAGCGCGTCCACGAACGGCACCTGCGCGACGATGGCGGTGAACGCGTCCGGCGCCAGGTTGGCCACCGCGCCCATCAGCAGCCCGCCAGCCGATCCGCCCCGGGCGAGCAGCCGGTCCGACGACGTCCAGCCCGCCTTGGCCAGGTGCCGGGCGCAGGCGACGAAATCGGTGAAGGTGTTCTTCTTGGCCAGCAGTTTGCCGTGTTCGTACCAGCTCCGGCCCAGCTCGCCGCCGCCCCGGATGTGGGCCACCGCGAAGATCACTCCACGGTCCAGCAGGGACAGCCGGCCGACCGAGAACCAGGGGTCCATGCTGGCCTCGTACGAGCCGTACCCGTAGATCACGCAGGGTGCGGAGCCGTCGCGGGGGGTGTCCCGGCGGCAGACCAGCGAGATCGGCACCTTGGTGCCGTCGTCGGCCAGCGCCCAGTCCCGGTGCTGCTCGTAGTCCTCTGGGCGGTACTCCCGCCCGTCCGGTCCGGGCAGCACCGGTCGCCGCCGCAGCAGCGTCATCTCGCGGGTCACCAGGTCGTAGTCGTACACCGAGTCCGGGGTGACCAGCGAGGTGTAGCGCAGGCGTACCCGCCCGGTGCGGTACTCCGGGTTCGAGTCCAGCCCGACCGTGTGCAGCAGCTCCGGGAACGCGATGTCGTGCCCGTCGCCGCCGCCGACCGGCAGCACCCGCAACCCGGTGAGCCCGTTGGCGCGCAGCGTCACGACCAGGTGGTCGGCGAAGGCGTCGACGGCCTCCAGCCGGGTGCCGGGGGAGTGCGCGATCAGCGGCACCCAGTCGCCCGGGGCGTCGGCCGAGGTGTACGCCAGCGCGAAGTCCTCCGCGCCGTCGTTGTGCAGGATCAGGAACCGGTGCCCGTGGTGTTCCACCGAGTACTCGACGCCCTGCCGGCGGGGGGCGATCACGGCCGGCTCGCCGGTGGGGTTGCCGGCCGGGATGACGCGTACCTCGCTGGTGAGCTTGCTGGCGATGTCGATCAGGATGAAGCGCTCCGAGCGGGTCAGCTCGACCCCGACCCAGAACCGCTCGTCGTCCTCGGAGTGCACCACCACGTCGTCGGCGGCGGCCGTACCGAGCACGTGCCGCCAGACCCGGTGCGGACGCCAGGCGTCGTCCACCGTCACGTAGAACAGCACCGAGGCGTCGGCGGCCCAGGCGGTGCCGTAGAAGGTGTCCGGGATCTCGTCGGGCAGCAGCTCGCCGGTGGTGAGGTCCTTGATCCGGAGGGTGAAGCGTTCCTTGCCGGAGAAGTCGGTCGAGTACGCCAGGAAGCGGCCGTCCGGGCTGACGTCGAAGGCGCCCAGCGAGAAGAAGTCGTGGCCCTCGGCGAGCAGGTTGCCGTCGAGCAGCACCTCCTCGCCCTCCAGCGGGGCACCGGCAGGGCTGATCGGCGGCGTGGTCTCGCCGTCACGGACCGCCCGACGGCAGTGCACGCCGTACTGCTTGCCCTCGACCGTCCGGGAGTAGTACCAGTGCCCGCCCTTGCGGGTCGGCACCGACAGGTCGGTCTCCTGGGTGCGCCGACGGATCTCCTCGAACAGTTCCGTGCGCAGGTCGGCGAGGTGCGCCGTACGTGATTCGGTCCAGGCGTTCTCGGCCTTGAGGTAGCCGATCGTCTCAGGGTCGTCCTTGGTGGCCAGCCAGGCGTACTCGTCGACGACGACGTCGCCGTGGTGGACGCGTTCGCTCGGCACCTGCCTGGCTACGGGTACGGGGGTCTCGGTGGTCACGGCGCCACGTTACCGGCAGGCCGGGCGTCTCGGGCGGCGCAAATGCCCACTTCGTCGTTCGAACACATGTACGATCGCTGCCATGGTGCCAGCGCGTTCCACCGGCGGGTCCGGTGCCCTCGACATCGCCCGTCGCCTTACCGACATCTGCGGCTCCCGCTTCGCCCGGTTCGCCGGCCCGGCCGACGAGGTGGCCGGGCGAGCGGCCCGCTGGGTCGCGGTGCCCGGCGGCGCCCACGCGGCGGCGGAGGTGCTGCGGCTCGCCGCGCGGCACGACCTGACGGTGGTGGCGCGCGGCGCCGGCACCAAGATCGATTGGGGTGCCGTGCCGGAACGGGTCGACATCATGCTCGACACCGGTCGGCTCGCCGGCATCGGTCACCAGCCGTCCGAGCGGGGCACCGCCGAGGTCGGTGCCGGCACGCCACTGCGCGCGGTGCAGGCCAGCCTGGAACGCACCGGTCAACGGCTCGCGCTCGACGCGCCCTCGCCCGGCGCCACGGTCGGCGGGGTGCTCGCCGCGGACGAGGCCGGTCCACTGCGCCACCGGCACGGCACCGCCTGCGACCAGCTCGTCGGCCTGCGCTACCTGGCCGCCGACGGTGACCTGGCCGAGGCCGGTGGCGGGGCTGCCGGGCTGGCCCAGGCCCGGCTGCTGT
Above is a window of Verrucosispora sp. NA02020 DNA encoding:
- a CDS encoding flavin reductase, yielding MAQRHAPVRPLWFCAACAHGWPCAPARVELAADYGPGRLLALDMADLLTEATADLTRLGAPPEPLYFYVRFLGWVRNPPR
- a CDS encoding TIGR03086 family metal-binding protein; protein product: MATQTSDLLALAAPRTVAVVRAVRDDQLHLPTPCRDYAVRDLLNHLYDVVVAFQALAAREQVTFAAKPDHLGQGWRDRFEAETRRLVAAWSDPASEEGVSPGMGMPQPVVGGMALLDLTVHGWDLAVATGQPYEAAPQTVPVLRELVAQLGAQGRQMGVFAEEVTAGPALPELSRLLGATGRDSAWSA
- a CDS encoding ABC transporter ATP-binding protein; the encoded protein is MTQLQARALVKSYGPTPALRGLTLDVAEGEIVAVTGPSGCGKSTLLHCLAGILRPDAGEVTWRDHRIDTWSEAARSRLRRTEFGVLFQFGQLVPELTAAENVALPLLLAGTGRRAARTAALTWLDRLGVADCADVRPGEMSGGQQQRCATARALVTEPRVLFADEPTGALDSLTGEQVLTTLVRLTREQGTAVVLVTHEPRIAAYADREIVMRDGVIDHTGLGLDAPLTGGAR
- a CDS encoding helix-turn-helix domain-containing protein translates to MRQLRGDSRGILEPAGLMRRVRFRRHLPAAPLRPWVEHYWLVDWALTEPFEQRVVAHPAVNVVFAREGDGPEHAEVAGPGLSLFSTTLADTGQVCGIQFRPGGFHPFWRRPMVELTGRRRSFADLADHWPPAAAPSPAICAGTDAARCRALDDLLTGWEPRPAPVTDEAMRLAEAIRTDRNVRRVDGFARDNGLSVRRLQRLFLSQIGVGPTWMIRRYRLHEAIERAAGNTPDWAALAAELGYSDQAHLIRDFTAVTGVSPGAYADQDRARPSSRRH
- a CDS encoding ABC transporter permease, with the translated sequence MRPGTLARLALAGNRTDAARVVLTALSATLAALAGLAAMTVLAIEKPPGHDWEQSQQYANALLREPGLRGGTAFALLLLAVPVLALAGQSARLGAPARDRRLAALRLAGATPGQVTRVAMLETGLAALVGTLVGLAVYLGGRELLHRPDAQGQLTLPTDVLPSVPAIAAVTLGLPLLAAVGTALLLRRVATTPLGVFRRAGRTRSPQPWPALFIGGGVVVTALAEPLREAVEGVDTDWIAILLALGLLAVVTGVVLGTGWLSHAAGRLLHRLARGPATLLAARRLTDDPWTSSRTFAALLASVLIGAGAAAFRAYFQLRQRIEQEESLAAGYVGDDRSFYLNTMDLVDLAVLVAVVIATAGLLVTLVEGIVSRRRAYAALVATGVPRTTIGTSILVQVLAPVVPAVLLTVGVGYAIGRLFTGDVVSGGYTQEVCRARAELCDDPATRPLHVELVPVESVVRTPDVPLEQLALVGGGALLAVLVTVGLGLLFLRANTAMEELRTT
- a CDS encoding SpoIIE family protein phosphatase translates to MDGAATVLVVDDSRTKRYLLVSWLTRAGFTVLEAETGGEALRRVGVDPVDLVVLDVRLSDMSGFEVCEQIKAAHPALPVIHVSAHAIDTADRTQGLTRGADAYLAEPIEPEELIATAHAVLRYYQARQRAELLAERLTGLADTTLAVHSAPNFARLLESAAAGAAEIFKSPAAVVAETFDGDCLAGVSTGPGAGGRIVPWVVDDTGVPTGTVVSVQDPADWALADWPTDDTVTVAAARLREDRAPIYIVVPTGTQTARTPVLVQLAQAVASAAEAQRSFDEEHRIAVTLQRSLLPRRIPEIAGLDLAVRYEPASARTEVGGDFYELVMLDGHLLLAIGDVAGHSLHAATVMAELRHAVRAYAVEGHQPGEILHRVNELMRTLLPDELATICVLLLDPSTGHVRLASAGHLPPLINQDGKVEYVQHSAPLLGVRAPRPADLEFVLPAGATMVFYTDGLIERRDATIDDGLAALSVSASRVDDDLDRFCERLLVELAPHEIQDDVAVVALRRR
- a CDS encoding S9 family peptidase, which codes for MTTETPVPVARQVPSERVHHGDVVVDEYAWLATKDDPETIGYLKAENAWTESRTAHLADLRTELFEEIRRRTQETDLSVPTRKGGHWYYSRTVEGKQYGVHCRRAVRDGETTPPISPAGAPLEGEEVLLDGNLLAEGHDFFSLGAFDVSPDGRFLAYSTDFSGKERFTLRIKDLTTGELLPDEIPDTFYGTAWAADASVLFYVTVDDAWRPHRVWRHVLGTAAADDVVVHSEDDERFWVGVELTRSERFILIDIASKLTSEVRVIPAGNPTGEPAVIAPRRQGVEYSVEHHGHRFLILHNDGAEDFALAYTSADAPGDWVPLIAHSPGTRLEAVDAFADHLVVTLRANGLTGLRVLPVGGGDGHDIAFPELLHTVGLDSNPEYRTGRVRLRYTSLVTPDSVYDYDLVTREMTLLRRRPVLPGPDGREYRPEDYEQHRDWALADDGTKVPISLVCRRDTPRDGSAPCVIYGYGSYEASMDPWFSVGRLSLLDRGVIFAVAHIRGGGELGRSWYEHGKLLAKKNTFTDFVACARHLAKAGWTSSDRLLARGGSAGGLLMGAVANLAPDAFTAIVAQVPFVDALSTILDPSLPLTVTEWEEWGNPLADPEVYAYMKSYTPYENVADRDYPAILAMTSLNDTRVLYHEPAKWIARLRAVAPQGEYLLKTEMEAGHGGPSGRYDAWREEAFVNAWTLDRLGRA
- a CDS encoding AlpA family transcriptional regulator, which produces MGKDRGPGPLVAAGEILAMLGVGRSRFRQIAAHPNFPQPYQVLSVGKIWLRADVEEYIRRYRQPRQADDDEQG
- a CDS encoding PadR family transcriptional regulator, with amino-acid sequence MSTPHVLLGLLATGTMHGYELKRAYDERLPQARPLAFGQVYATINRLLRDGLVVPAGQERLAGPDRTAYALTDEGRAALDQWLGSVEPPMPHVNSALFAKVVVALLDADADRARTYLVAQRRAHTDRLRELTALKTAPEATVDDVVAADYAIAHLDADLRWLRTTLERVADWHREVHS